Part of the Ictalurus furcatus strain D&B chromosome 28, Billie_1.0, whole genome shotgun sequence genome is shown below.
GGTTTTTATTGGAAACTGTAATGTCCCCGTGGGTCTGTACTGGTAAtatgttgccttctattggtggcatgttatgtctaccattaaggaccaattatggtaatggttttaatggttagctgttggtttataatggtatttgtagtagaaaccattagaatttctgtgatggtttccaTTGGGGGTTTTTCAGCAGAGAATAAATGAACTTTAGgaggtatatactgtatatattaaacCAAAGGCATTGTAGgacagattttcttttctttttttttgcaggtaacTACaactatattttgttttgttaattctTAATGATAACGGTGACCAAAATCAAAATTGATATGTTTTTAAAGTGATGGTGCTACAcgtgttaaataaaatacactgcaGAAAGCCCTCATATTGCAATACAACAATTAGATTTGTTGTAGCTCCCTAGTCCATAGCAACTTCCAGCACAAGACTGAGTTGACCTCAAAACCTTTTTTGAATGTTTCAGTTTGCATGAGAGTCATACTTCATTAAACTGTCTACTCTTTGATGTTGTGTGTATTGTCTGATTATGGTATTGTTGCATTGTCTGTTGTAGTtgctatactgtatgttttgatGTATTGTATACTGTTAcacactgacaccaaactgaAGACAATTCCATAGTCAGTGAAGTGATTCAGATTTTATTGTCTAAGTTCTAAGTCCCAATAATCATCTGGTTTTACATGTTTTGATCCTATAGTTAAAACCTCATAAAATTTTGTTTGAggaaaaaacacataaaaatgcaaacttttttttaatctcagagAACTGTATATCCTTCTAAGTTATTTTGCAACCTTTGTAGATAGATTACTGCAGTAACAGGTTTGTAATAATATGCACTTTTACGACAGTCTCTTACTCATTTACGGAAGTAGCAGTGAGAGGCGGTTTACTGGTTATTGATGCAGTTAAAGCCGGGAGCGCGTCTTTTGAAAATACAAGAATAAAAGTCAAAGGAGGGTTGACAGGAAAAGCTGGTTTGCTGATAAGTTCGATTTAAATGAaccattttcacagcctttccTTAAATACCATTGACAATGCTCATgcatagtaaataaatatacatagtaTACGTAATTATAAGTATACATAATTAAGCTGTGATACTGGAATAAAGCACAGTCAATAGCGATGTTTACTGTGTAAAAACTTCTTTTAGTCCagggctaaaaaaaataaaatacacaaacaaataaataaataagcaatatacccttttttaaaaaaccaaaaaacgaGTAGTTATAAGTTAGAAAGTTAAAGAGCAGCTAGATTTCACACAAAACAAATCTCTGTATTCTCAAGTCTTTAACAATTAAAGGTGCTATAgacaatatttttcatttcatactAATACAAATCAGGTGATAAATTATGTAGAACTTATCAAGAAATAGTTTACGCCATTGTCTCAGATCAAGTATATTATATTgctgggggaggggggtggaaCAGGTCCCCAGACCTGCCTTTGGGGACCtattgtcagtcattttatcgCCACACCCCCAAAGCCCCTTCGCATCCTCATAAATCTTTATGTGGCGAAGTCACATGTTTTATAGAATTGTAACTTGGGTGTCAAGAAATTGAATGTCAGAGTGCTCTTGAAAGCGATGTCATGACAGCCTTTGCTAATGGCAATTCTAGTTAGCATGCGGTGGTTTAGCTCTTGTTGAAACAAATTTTGGGGTGGAGGTTTGTATAcgaggtggcttagtggcttagtggttagcacctctGAAtactgcctccgccctgtgtgtgcggagtttgcatgctctcctccTGGTACTCAGGTTTCCCCCCCAATCGAgggagtgtgtaaatgtgtgtgtgattgtgacccctgccttgtgccacaagttccctgggataggctccaggttccccatgacccctaagaggtacagaaaatggatggatggatggatggtttgtgTGAAAATGGGGCTGGCTCAATGAGTTTATAAAGCATTTAAATCTTCTTCAACTCCATCCATTTAACTATTAGAGACATTTCCCCCCTCTTCaaatctactactactactgctgctacgattattattaataataataataataataataataataataataatgagaactGTGACTAAgcatttaaattgtatttattgtccaAAAATACTCTGTAAAATTCTACGAAAATATCCAAGAACAATTGATTATAAATTTCCCACGTTGTCAATCTAGGACCTGATGCATAGTTGACAATACTGCTGACTCCACCATGATTAAATGGTTGTTTGTCCCTGCACAATAAAATCTCTATTGACTGTGTTTTATTCAAGTATTTCAACATGTGTCTTGAGAAAACTAGTTCACAAGGATAGTCAACATTTTCTGAGCGTGACTGTTGATCATGTGAAAGCATGACTGTATAATTATACACAGAAGCAGGAAATGCCTAGAACATTCCACAGAGAAGAGTACACATGGTGTGTATCAACaggaaatgtgtaaatatatgacACAACTATAAATCTACATATTGAAAAATCTCAAGATAAAGCAGCTCTTATGGACTTTTATCCAACTTTCCAACAATGAGGCAATACAGTATGTGGAATCCATCACACAGCCCACAGACCCTATTTACAGTCTATGACACAAGTATGCTCCTTACCCAACCAAAGGTTCTCATTTTCCCTCTTCCACCTGAAAGTGTCTGTGAAAGGACAACATTAGAATATTTTGTCCCCTTTTGTACACAAAATTGTCGCATTATTAGACCCAAGATTTCCTCCAATAACTTTAATCCCACTTCTCAGAATGAATGACCATCAAAAGTTAGATAATATAATTACAAAATTCACACATTCAAGTTGCTACACGGATATCCTCTCCTCAGACAGTAATCTTTCCGCCATTAAAAGGGCAAGTATGAAAGTCTGCTAGGATTCTCAGGCTGTTTTCTTGCTCTTTGTAGGCATGATGAGAGGTGGAGGCTCGATGTTCAGCTCTTCTCGGAGCTCCTCCAGGTTCTGGTCCCAGCGGCGCTCGTAGAAAACACTCAAAATGCAGCGTGCGCGACTGCCGCTCCGCAAAGCCCACGGCCCGAGAGACATCGCCAGCTTCTGCATACGTCTGAagcagagacaaaaaaaaaaaatgtctggatTAAGGTTAATGTCAATTTATTTATCTACACATATACACGATGgacacacggtggcttagtggttagcatgttcacctcacacctccagggttgggggctcgattcccgcCACGCCCTGTGTGGGTGGAGTTTGCACGCTGGGGTTCCCTCTGGAAAGTCCAAagtcccccagtccaaagacatgcatggtaggctgattggcatgtccaaagtgtccgtaatttgtgaatgggtgtgtgtatgtgtatgtgattgtgccctgcaatggattggcaccctgtccagggtgtaccccgccttgtgccccatgcgtATCCTGCACTCGGCCTCAGAAGTTAGTGCTATGTCAGCAGCAGACTAAACAAACATTAGCTCTCTTAAACCAAATACTCATGTAGTACTCGAGTTTGATTTACATCCTATGCATTTTAAGTGTTTCAATTGAACAATCTTACGTGTGAACCCTAAAAGTAGGTTCTACATAGTAATATTCTAGATTACTAGACTAGGTAACAAGTAAAACACAAAGAGATGTGTtgctatagaaaaaaatattcaaagatgGGGTGGTGTAATGATGTTATCACCCGAAAGTTAATTATTTCCTAATAACAGTGTTTCATGATATGTTTATTCCCCTTATAGTCCAGCAATTTGGcaacaattaaaatgtttcaaattatttataaatgacacATTGTATTCTTTCAGTTTATAGTGAAATTTATTGTTGAGGAACTTAATAGGAACTAATAGATCTCTCATATCACTGATATTAGAGCAGCTATAGACAGcttttccctcaccagcctatctttttttctctttaagttaataatatGATAAAAATCATTCCATAATTGTTaaatcttacagaaaacttcaccataccAACAACAATACTAGTTTCTTTGTTCAATAAcaacacgtttttaaaaatctgtttattattagcctgaGATGATTGTGGAACTTCTGCCACACCGGTCCCTGTGTGCGAGCTGTTAGTATAGGAACGATAACccattagaacgagcacattaatataaacctgtgatttgaattatggcattattgtcagagctgctgttatagaaaacaaatcttctgatcaatcagaatggagaattcgaCATCACAGGTATAAATAGTATACAGTTCAAAATATATGGTCTTTGTAGATACAAATGTGTTCCAGAATAGTTGCACAAAATGTTTCTCACGTGAATGTGTGAACAATGTTGCTCACgcaaaaccaaaaatatcacaggGTAAAGTCTATTGTAATGACTAATGAAACAATGACTAATGTGGTtgtgatatatataaaaacctaCAGTGAAAATTCCAGAGGAAGCACAGCCAGACAACAATGCAAGGACGTGATTGGTGATTTACAGTAAATCTCAATTAAGTAATTTCCTTATCTTTAAATCAGTGCAACCGTTCCTCCTATCCTTTCTCTTTAAATGTTGATTGAAACTTCAATTCCTAAATTCAGTTATTCAACtctgggtcattccatctcaagtggtccagtAAGTGCAAAGTTGCTTTCTTGACCGtttttaatttagaaaaaaaaaagagagaatacctctatgtatttgtattgcaaaaccaccatttaaaaaaaggttttactaCGTTTAACTACAacagccatctttgtgtcatggcacacaacaaattttggttatacagttgtttatggaaacctcaacatctcggctcaggatggctcaggctgatctctagagcacgtTACAAGGTACaagaacattttgcacattcgtGTTcgttagacttagaacttaagtccaaatttAAGattcaagattgctcacagttccacttttagggtcaaaTTATAATGGGAAAGGATCGAGTCTCAAGGCTTAATTTTTTAGGGGGTATTCAGGCAAGTATAATGTggatgcagaacatttcagtttTGAGACTTCTCTTTTGTTCATGGGGGTgagaaagtgcaattttttaaaattcccctcactttcaggttgaatatctctggtgggggaccagatatgcacatgacattttcacataaataagtcctctatagtaccATTCAGCTGTAATGAGTGAGTTTGAGACTAGaagtaaactctgcaggacagtttctggacgttccacaacattaaatcaaattataaaccattaaaatgctTGTCATGTTGATcattaataaatacttttttttattattaatttctcattaataacaaaaaaaaaagatgaatcaTTTGCTCTCGTTTTGTGCTCTCCGATATTAACTGTTACAATCTGGAAACCCCGCCCCCTTCCGCCATCTCACATGACCTCAAGATTACAGGGACTTTTTGGTGTTTACAATTTTGTGTACCGttaaatttttgtgcttttcataTTGAGTAAACTGATATAGGGGAATCTCACCTCTTTGATAGCCGGAGTGGACCAAGGACCGCTCCCATAATGCACATGGGCAGACCTGTCTGAGCAGCCTCAAACCATTTAACAGCTACTTCTCCTACAACAGAGGACTCCTATTAGGCTTTAAGAATAATCGATGTAGATTTAAAAAGCACAGTAGTTAATTACTCAAGAGtcttataatattaatattaaacaataaacaattacAAGAACCATCTAAAAGACCGGCTAACTCACCAAGCATATTAGTAGGCATTCCTAGTATTGTATGTATTAAATCATGCACTTCTCTATAGCGCTGCATGACATACGCTAGCTCTTCGTCGTCAACGAATTTAACGTCTGCACGTGTGTCTGGTGTCACTTTCTGTAAAAGAAGCAAGAAATATATTTCAGGATCCCGAAATGCAtccaaaatacataaaaaaaaagtcaatgtcTTAACATTAGGTCATTTACATTGTCTTCCAGAAAACGCAGATATTCCCTCCCTAAG
Proteins encoded:
- the coq4 gene encoding ubiquinone biosynthesis protein COQ4 homolog, mitochondrial isoform X2; this encodes MGIINGLSIQSALSLVWFLTCSLLVAVLIRKQHTFTDSVLYGQLYPSHIRTNPVQKALLAVGSGVAALQNPYRHDMVAVLGETTGHLALLKLKHRMSNYPEGYTVLTERPRIRLSTLDLSQMSTLPEGSLGREYLRFLEDNKVTPDTRADVKFVDDEELAYVMQRYREVHDLIHTILGMPTNMLGEVAVKWFEAAQTGLPMCIMGAVLGPLRLSKRRMQKLAMSLGPWALRSGSRARCILSVFYERRWDQNLEELREELNIEPPPLIMPTKSKKTA
- the coq4 gene encoding ubiquinone biosynthesis protein COQ4 homolog, mitochondrial isoform X1, which codes for MFSYNPRMRRFFFSPKQVEEKWMGNGGGKSKRRPGAPRVPVLIRKQHTFTDSVLYGQLYPSHIRTNPVQKALLAVGSGVAALQNPYRHDMVAVLGETTGHLALLKLKHRMSNYPEGYTVLTERPRIRLSTLDLSQMSTLPEGSLGREYLRFLEDNKVTPDTRADVKFVDDEELAYVMQRYREVHDLIHTILGMPTNMLGEVAVKWFEAAQTGLPMCIMGAVLGPLRLSKRRMQKLAMSLGPWALRSGSRARCILSVFYERRWDQNLEELREELNIEPPPLIMPTKSKKTA
- the coq4 gene encoding ubiquinone biosynthesis protein COQ4 homolog, mitochondrial isoform X5, whose protein sequence is MLHKYVVFVVLIRKQHTFTDSVLYGQLYPSHIRTNPVQKALLAVGSGVAALQNPYRHDMVAVLGETTGHLALLKLKHRMSNYPEGYTVLTERPRIRLSTLDLSQMSTLPEGSLGREYLRFLEDNKVTPDTRADVKFVDDEELAYVMQRYREVHDLIHTILGMPTNMLGEVAVKWFEAAQTGLPMCIMGAVLGPLRLSKRRMQKLAMSLGPWALRSGSRARCILSVFYERRWDQNLEELREELNIEPPPLIMPTKSKKTA
- the coq4 gene encoding ubiquinone biosynthesis protein COQ4 homolog, mitochondrial isoform X3; this encodes MQVEEKWMGNGGGKSKRRPGAPRVPVLIRKQHTFTDSVLYGQLYPSHIRTNPVQKALLAVGSGVAALQNPYRHDMVAVLGETTGHLALLKLKHRMSNYPEGYTVLTERPRIRLSTLDLSQMSTLPEGSLGREYLRFLEDNKVTPDTRADVKFVDDEELAYVMQRYREVHDLIHTILGMPTNMLGEVAVKWFEAAQTGLPMCIMGAVLGPLRLSKRRMQKLAMSLGPWALRSGSRARCILSVFYERRWDQNLEELREELNIEPPPLIMPTKSKKTA
- the coq4 gene encoding ubiquinone biosynthesis protein COQ4 homolog, mitochondrial isoform X4, with the protein product MCSVLNMPRCRWALCRVLIRKQHTFTDSVLYGQLYPSHIRTNPVQKALLAVGSGVAALQNPYRHDMVAVLGETTGHLALLKLKHRMSNYPEGYTVLTERPRIRLSTLDLSQMSTLPEGSLGREYLRFLEDNKVTPDTRADVKFVDDEELAYVMQRYREVHDLIHTILGMPTNMLGEVAVKWFEAAQTGLPMCIMGAVLGPLRLSKRRMQKLAMSLGPWALRSGSRARCILSVFYERRWDQNLEELREELNIEPPPLIMPTKSKKTA